From the genome of Longispora fulva:
CTGCGCGGGGTGCTGCCCGCCGTGACCTTCCCGCCGGGGCTGCTGCTGATGGGGGCCGGGGTCGCGTGGCTGGCCGTGACCCTGGTGCTGCACGCGGCCCGGTTCGCCGAGAACGAGACGGTCCGGACCGTCTGACGGATGCCGGCCCGCCACAGGAAGTGTGGCGGGCCGGTCCGCCGAGGACCGGGCGGGACGTCCGGCGGCGGTCCCGCGTCGCCGCCCGGGGTTGCGCCCCGGCGGCATACTCGGGGGACCATCATCCTCTGTGGACCCTGGAGGAAACGCTGTGGCCTCTCGTACCGGTCGGATCCTGCTCTGGATCGGCATCCCCGTCCTGCTGGCCGACCTCCTCGTCTGGATCAGCACCTACTATTCGACACTCGTGGTGTGGGAGCTGCGCAAGTTCACGCCGTTCCTCGCCGCGGCCCTGCTCGTCGCGGCCTGCGTCGTTGCGCCGGTCACGGCCGCCCGAAGGGTGGCTTTGCACCGGTGGGAGAACGCCGACGGCGCGGGGAAGTTCGTGGGCACCCTCGGGCTGCTGATCGGCGTCGGTGCCGCGTGCTGGTGGATCACGCACACCTTCTACGACCAGGACCGCACGTACGCGGCGGCGACCCGGGTGGTGACCGAGCGGCTGCCGGACCTGGAGGCCCGGGCGCCGTACGTGGTCGGCAAGGCCCAGGCCGGGCCCAGTCTCGGCGACGTGGCCGGCGACATCTCCGACGTGACGTACCTGCCGGACGTCGCGCGGTTCGCCACCCTGGTGGAGAAGCGCGGTTGGCTCGCCGGCTACGAGGTCGGGGTCACCCAGGAGATCGCCGTCGAGGGCCCCGGGCACGACACGCGCAAGTGCCGGTTCGACGCCGCGGCCGACGCGCGGATCGGCGGCTCGTTCGGCCACAACCTCGGCCGGCTGATCTCCACGAAGAAGCGGTGGGTGGCGTTCACGGCCAAGGACGCCTACGTGTACTGCGACGGGGACGTGCCCAAGGTCGTCGTGCCCCTCAAACGGCAGGTCGGCATCCTGGTGGTCACCGAGCGGCCGGCCGGTGTCGCGGTGTACGACGGGCGGACCGGGCAGGTGACGGTCACGACCGACACCCGGGGGATCCCGGGGCCGACGTACCCGATCAGTCTCGCCAAGCGCCAGCGGGAGGCCACCCACGGCCTGCACGGCTTCGCCGACTGGTGGTTCGACCGCTCCGGCTGGGACGCCTCCGACGACGGAGCCAACGGCGCTAACGAGTCGGAGTTCACCCTGAACCGCGCCGACCACAGCGGCCCGGTGTACGTGACGCCGTTGACCCCGCCCGGCTCGGCCAGTTCCGTCGTCGCCGTGTCCACCGTGCCGGCCCAGCACAGCGGCGCGGGCCTGGCGCCGCTGACCGTGTACCGGCTGGAACCGACGTGGGCCTCCCCTGCCGCCATCGTCGCGCGGATCAAGGCCGACTACCCCGACGCGTGCTGCTACAACCAGGACACCGTGTTCGAGGTGATCCCGACCGGCGGCGACAGCTGGGTGGCGACGACGGGCAGCGAGCAGGCGCTGCGCTACCGGGTGGTGGGCAACGGCCAGCTCCAGGGCCTGGAGGCGACCTGTCTGCGGACCGCGGACGGCCGGCCGATCCGGTGCGGCAGCAAGCCGGCCCAGCAGGCCCCGCCGCCGGTCGGCGACCCCAGGACGCTGAGCAACGAGGAGCTGGCGGACCTGCAACGCAGGGTCGCGGAAGAGGTGGCGCGACGGCTGCTGCAGAAGTAACGCTCATCCGGCTCCGGCGGACCGCATCCGGTCAGCCCAGGTCGCGGACCTCCGCGTACCGGTGCCGGACGGCCGGGGTCGGGTCCGCCTCGTACAGCAGGCTGCCCGGGTCCGCCCAGACCGGGGCGTCGGGCGTGCCCGCCAGGCTCCAGGCCGCCTGCCGGGCCGCGCCCACCGCGACGTACTCCCCCGGTGACGGCACCACGACGGGCCGACCCAGGACGGCTGGCGCGATCCGGCGGACCGCCTCGGAAGCCGCCCCGCCGCCGACCAGCAGGACCCGGTCCACCCGGACCCCGCAGGCCACCAGGGCGTCGAGACCGTCGGCGAGCCCGCACAGCAGCCCCTCGACGGCGGCCCGGGCGAGGTGCGCCGGGGTGGCGGTGGCCAGGGTCAGCCCGTGCACGGAGCCCGTCGCGTCGGGTCGGTCGGGGGTGCGTTCCCCCGCCAGGTACGGCACGAGGACCAGGCCGCCGGCCCCGGGCGCGGCGGACAGCGCCAGGTCCGACAGTCGGGTGTGGTCGACGCCCAGGAGCGCGCACGCCGCGTCGAGGACCCGGGCGGCGTTCATGGTGCACACCAGCGGCAGGTGTCGGCCGGTCGCGTCGGCGAAACCGGCGACGGCCCCGGTCGGGTCGGCCGTCGGGGTGGCCGAGACGGCGAAAACCGTGCCGGACGTGCCGATCGAGACGACGACGTCGCCGGGGCGCGCGCCCAGGCCGAGCGCCGCCGCGGCGTTGTCGCCGGTGCCGGGGCCGAGGAGCAGGCCGTCGGGCGTCGCGCCCGGGGACTCCGCCGGGCCGAGCACGCGGGGCAGGTCGGGGAGGTGGCCGAGGGCAAGAGCCGCGAGGTCGGGGCGGTAGCGGCCGGTGGCCGCCGAGTAGTAGCCGGTGCCGCTGGCGTCGCCCCGGTCGGTGCTGAGCTCGGCCCCGCCGACGGGCGGCCCGACCCGGCCGGGCGCGGAACCGGAACCGGAACCGGCCGGCGTCGGTTCCCAGTGGTCGCCGGACCGGCGGGGGCGGCCGGTGAGTTGCCAGGTCAGCCAGTCGTGTGGCAGGCACACGGCGGCCGTGCGCCGGGCGGACTGCGGCTCGTGTTCGGCGAGCCAGCGCAGCTTCGTGACGGTGAACGAGGCCACCGGAACGCTGCCCACCGCCTCGGCCCAGGCCCCGGGCCCACCGAGGTCGGCGATCAGGTCCAGGGCGGCGTCCGCCGAGCGGGTGTCGTTCCACAACAGTGCCGGCCGGACCACGCCGCCGTCGCCGTCCAGGCACACCATGCCGTGCTGCTGGGCGGCGACGGACACCGCGGTGCAGTCGCCCAGGCCGCCGGCGTCGGCGACCGCCCGGTCCAGGGCCGCCCGCCACGCGTCAGGGTGCGCCTCGGTGCCGTCGGGGTGCGGAGCCCGGCCGGAGCGCAGCACCGCGCCGGTGGCCGCGTCGACCACGACGACCTTGCAGGACTGGGTCGAGGAGTCGACCCCGGCGACGAGCGTCATCGCGCGCCGAGCAGATGTTCGACGGCGAGCTGTTCGAGCTGGGTGTAGGCGTAACCGCGCCCGGCCGCCGCGTCGAGGTCGAAGTCCTCCCAGGCTGTGCGGTCGGCGAGCAGGTCGGCGGTGGTCTCTCCCGGGGCGAGGGTCGGCACGGCCAGCTCGGCGACCCGGCTGGCGGCGAGGGCCGCCTGGACCTGCGGGTCGGCGCGGAAGGACCGGGCGCGTTCACGCAACAGCAGATACGTGCGCATGTTCGCCGCCGCCGACGCCCAGACGCCGTCGATGTCCTCGGTACGGCCGGGCTTGTAGTCGAAGTGCCGCGGCCCGTCGTACCGGGGGCCGCCGGCCAGGCCGCCGTGTTCGAGGAGGTCCACGAGGAAGAAGGCGCTGAGCACGTCGCCGTGGCCGAACACCAGGTCCTGGTCGAACCGGATGCCGCGCTGGCCGTTGAGGTCGATGTGGAAGAGTTTGCCCTGCCAGAGGGCCTGGGCGATGCCGTGCACGAAGTTCAGCCCGGCCATCTGTTCGTGGCCGACCTCCGGGTTGACCCCGACCATCCCGTGGTGGTCGAGTGTGGACGCGAACGCCAGGGCGTGGCCGATCGTGGGCAGCAGGATGTCGCCGCGCGGCTCGTTGGGCTTGGGTTCCAGGGCGAACCGTAGCCCGTAGCCGCGCTCGACCGTGTAGGCGGCGAGGGTGTCCAGCGCCTCCCGGTACCGGTCGAGGGCCGCCCCGACGTCCTTGGCCGCGTCGGTCTCCGAGCCCTCCCTGCCGCCCCAGAACACGTACGTGTGCGCGCCCAGTTCCGCGGCGAGGTCGAGGTTGCGCATGACCTTGCGCAGCGCGTACCTCCGAACGGATCTGTCGTTGCTCGTCAGCGCGCCGTCCTTGAACACCGGGTGGGTGAACAGGTTCGTGGTGGCCATCGGCACGACCAGGCCCGTGGCGTCGAGCGCCTTGCGGAACCGGGCGATCCGGGCGTCGCGGTCGGATTCCGTGCTGCCGAACGGGACGAGGTCGTCGTCGTGGAACGTCACGCCGTAGGCCCCTAGTCCGGCGAGCCGGTGCACGGCCTCGACCGGGTCCACGGCCGGGCGGGTGGCGTCCCCGAACGGGTCGCGCGCCTGCCAGCCCACCGTCCACAGGCCGAACGAGAACTTGTCTTCCGGGGTGGGACTCAGCGCCATGACGTCCTCCGACTTAGTTTTGACTTTAAACTTAAGGCGGATATGCCGAGCTGTCAACGGCCGCTAGAGTTGGGCCGTGATCACCCAGCAGTCCGGTCCCCGGCCGGCCGACGTCGCCGACGTGCGGACCACCAACCTCGTGGTGGTCCTGCGGTTCGTCCGCGCGCACGCACCCTGCTCCCGGGCCGACGTCGCCGCCGCCACCGGGCTGACCAAGGCCACCGTCTCCAGTCTCGTCGCCGACCTGCTCGACCGGCGGCTGCTCCGCGAGACCGGGGTGACGGAGAACCGGATCGGCCGGCCGGCGACGATGCTGGAGGTCGACGGCAGTCCGTACGCGGCGATCGGGATGGAGATCAACGCCGACTACCTGACGGCCGTGGCCATGGACGTCGGCGGCACCCGGCTGCTGTCCTGGCGGCGCGCCTTCGACGGCACCGCCGGCCCCGCCTCCGGCACCGCCGCGCTCGCCGCACTCGCCCGGCGGGTGATCGCCCGGCTCCGCGCGGACGGTCGCGGCGTGCTCGGCGTGACGGTCGGGGTGCCGGGGCTGGTCGACGCGGCCGGCGTCGTACACCTCGCGCCCAACCTGCGGTGGCAGGACGTGGACCTGCGCGCCGACCTGCACCACGCACTCGGCGGGGCCTTCGACGTCCTCGTCGACAACGACGCGAACCTCGGGGTGGCCGCCGAGTACCGCTACGGCCCGCACGCCGGCACCCCGGACCTGGTCTACCTGACCGGCGAGGTCGGCATCGGCGCCGGCATCATCGCCGAGGGCCGGTTGCTGCGCGGCTCCCGGGGCTACTCCGGCGAGATCGGCCACGTCCCGGTCGTGCCCGACGGCCCGCCGTGCGGCTGCGGCCGGCGCGGCTGCCTGGAGGCCGTCGTCGGCCTCGGGGCCCTGATCGGCGGGCCGCCGCCCACCCCGGAGCACCTCACGTCCGCCGTGCGGGACCTGGTGACCCGCGCCG
Proteins encoded in this window:
- a CDS encoding xylulokinase is translated as MTLVAGVDSSTQSCKVVVVDAATGAVLRSGRAPHPDGTEAHPDAWRAALDRAVADAGGLGDCTAVSVAAQQHGMVCLDGDGGVVRPALLWNDTRSADAALDLIADLGGPGAWAEAVGSVPVASFTVTKLRWLAEHEPQSARRTAAVCLPHDWLTWQLTGRPRRSGDHWEPTPAGSGSGSAPGRVGPPVGGAELSTDRGDASGTGYYSAATGRYRPDLAALALGHLPDLPRVLGPAESPGATPDGLLLGPGTGDNAAAALGLGARPGDVVVSIGTSGTVFAVSATPTADPTGAVAGFADATGRHLPLVCTMNAARVLDAACALLGVDHTRLSDLALSAAPGAGGLVLVPYLAGERTPDRPDATGSVHGLTLATATPAHLARAAVEGLLCGLADGLDALVACGVRVDRVLLVGGGAASEAVRRIAPAVLGRPVVVPSPGEYVAVGAARQAAWSLAGTPDAPVWADPGSLLYEADPTPAVRHRYAEVRDLG
- the xylA gene encoding xylose isomerase, whose protein sequence is MALSPTPEDKFSFGLWTVGWQARDPFGDATRPAVDPVEAVHRLAGLGAYGVTFHDDDLVPFGSTESDRDARIARFRKALDATGLVVPMATTNLFTHPVFKDGALTSNDRSVRRYALRKVMRNLDLAAELGAHTYVFWGGREGSETDAAKDVGAALDRYREALDTLAAYTVERGYGLRFALEPKPNEPRGDILLPTIGHALAFASTLDHHGMVGVNPEVGHEQMAGLNFVHGIAQALWQGKLFHIDLNGQRGIRFDQDLVFGHGDVLSAFFLVDLLEHGGLAGGPRYDGPRHFDYKPGRTEDIDGVWASAAANMRTYLLLRERARSFRADPQVQAALAASRVAELAVPTLAPGETTADLLADRTAWEDFDLDAAAGRGYAYTQLEQLAVEHLLGAR
- a CDS encoding ROK family transcriptional regulator, with the translated sequence MITQQSGPRPADVADVRTTNLVVVLRFVRAHAPCSRADVAAATGLTKATVSSLVADLLDRRLLRETGVTENRIGRPATMLEVDGSPYAAIGMEINADYLTAVAMDVGGTRLLSWRRAFDGTAGPASGTAALAALARRVIARLRADGRGVLGVTVGVPGLVDAAGVVHLAPNLRWQDVDLRADLHHALGGAFDVLVDNDANLGVAAEYRYGPHAGTPDLVYLTGEVGIGAGIIAEGRLLRGSRGYSGEIGHVPVVPDGPPCGCGRRGCLEAVVGLGALIGGPPPTPEHLTSAVRDLVTRAGADDRHVLEALDLAGDRLGRGLSVLANLLNPETIVLGGYYVPLAPWLLPSARAALRSGVLAPDSGGTLLAASTLGHSAAALGGAARVIDLVDAGRIPLLDPA